From a region of the Paraburkholderia hospita genome:
- a CDS encoding GlxA family transcriptional regulator yields MPRPSSSPARTTQVAIVALPPVSMSGVGPIVDALNLANEIDGRALYRWQVCSWDGRPVPLAGGAQWPADTAFGDAISCDWLILVSERFQQFADYRMFLASLSRVGQRTPLVTGIHHGVWWLAMAGQLSGYRVSVNWETYQQFTEQFERSIVTQQIFEIDHDRATCAGGQATVDFMLAMIGREHGPELADRIADTMGVGTLRSGEERQRIPFVTAPGERHPRLNDALLLMEANIEDPLTSDEIAGLVGVSRRQLERLFRQYLGSMPSKYYLGLRLAKARTQLQRTSKSVVQISLACGFSSAAHFSNAYREKFGVTPREERRNFIEKQHGSGGSAAISEPRPAALIEPPDQEV; encoded by the coding sequence ATGCCACGTCCGTCGTCCAGTCCGGCACGCACGACTCAGGTCGCGATTGTCGCGTTGCCACCCGTTTCGATGTCGGGCGTGGGGCCTATTGTCGATGCGCTGAATCTCGCCAATGAGATTGATGGCCGCGCGCTGTACCGCTGGCAGGTGTGCTCGTGGGACGGACGGCCGGTGCCGCTCGCGGGCGGCGCGCAGTGGCCTGCCGATACCGCATTCGGCGATGCGATTTCGTGCGACTGGCTGATTCTCGTTAGTGAGCGCTTTCAGCAGTTTGCGGATTACCGGATGTTTCTTGCCAGTCTGTCGCGGGTTGGGCAGCGTACGCCGCTCGTGACGGGTATTCACCACGGCGTGTGGTGGCTGGCGATGGCGGGGCAACTCTCCGGCTATCGCGTCAGCGTGAACTGGGAGACGTATCAGCAGTTCACGGAGCAATTCGAGCGGTCGATTGTCACGCAGCAGATCTTCGAGATCGATCATGATCGCGCGACCTGCGCGGGTGGGCAGGCGACCGTCGATTTTATGCTGGCCATGATTGGGCGTGAGCATGGGCCTGAACTGGCTGATCGTATCGCCGATACGATGGGCGTGGGGACCTTGCGGTCCGGCGAGGAACGTCAGCGGATTCCGTTCGTGACGGCGCCGGGCGAGCGGCATCCTCGGTTGAATGATGCTTTGCTGTTGATGGAAGCGAATATTGAGGATCCGTTGACTTCGGATGAGATAGCTGGGCTTGTTGGCGTTTCGCGTCGGCAGCTGGAGCGGCTGTTTCGGCAGTATCTTGGGTCGATGCCGTCGAAGTATTACCTCGGTTTGCGCCTTGCGAAGGCGCGGACGCAGTTGCAGCGGACTAGTAAGTCTGTTGTGCAGATTAGCCTTGCATGTGGGTTTTCTTCTGCTGCGCATTTTTCTAATGCTTATCGGGAAAAATTTGGCGTTACGCCGCGTGAAGAGCGGAGGAATTTCATCGAGAAGCAGCATGGCAGCGGTGGCAGTGCGGCGATTAGCGAGCCGCGGCCCGCGGCGTTGATTGAGCCGCCGGATCAAGAGGTTTAG
- a CDS encoding ABC transporter ATP-binding protein — protein sequence MLHTTQTEACKLAVQDIHKRYGDNEVLKGVSLNANKGDVISIIGASGSGKSTFLRCINFLERPNAGQIVVDGEAVRTKVDRHGNFEVADHKQLQRIRTKLAMVFQHFNLWAHMNVLENVVEAPLHVLGLSRKEAEERAREYLEKVGLAPRLEKQYPSHLSGGQQQRVAIARALAMNPDVMLFDEPTSALDPELVGEVLKVMQKLAEEGRTMIVVTHEMGFARNVSNHVMFLHQGRTEEEGVPSEVLATPKSERLKQFLSGSLK from the coding sequence TTGCTCCACACGACTCAAACGGAAGCCTGCAAGCTCGCCGTGCAGGACATCCACAAGCGCTATGGCGATAACGAAGTGCTGAAGGGCGTCTCGCTGAATGCCAACAAGGGCGACGTGATCAGCATCATCGGTGCGAGCGGGTCGGGCAAGAGTACGTTCCTGCGCTGCATCAATTTTCTCGAGCGGCCGAACGCCGGTCAGATCGTCGTCGATGGCGAAGCGGTGCGCACGAAGGTCGATCGTCACGGCAACTTCGAGGTCGCGGATCACAAGCAGCTGCAGCGCATCCGCACGAAGCTCGCGATGGTGTTCCAGCACTTCAACTTGTGGGCGCACATGAACGTGCTGGAAAACGTGGTCGAAGCACCGCTTCACGTGCTCGGCCTGTCGCGCAAGGAAGCCGAAGAGCGCGCGCGCGAGTATCTGGAGAAGGTCGGTCTCGCACCGCGTCTGGAGAAGCAATATCCGTCGCATCTGTCGGGCGGGCAGCAGCAGCGTGTGGCGATTGCGCGCGCGCTGGCGATGAACCCGGACGTGATGCTGTTCGACGAGCCGACTTCCGCGCTCGATCCCGAGCTGGTCGGCGAAGTGCTGAAGGTGATGCAGAAGCTCGCCGAAGAAGGCCGCACGATGATCGTCGTGACGCACGAAATGGGCTTTGCGCGCAACGTGTCGAACCATGTGATGTTCCTGCATCAGGGCCGCACGGAGGAAGAAGGCGTGCCGTCCGAGGTGCTGGCCACGCCGAAGAGCGAGCGGCTGAAGCAGTTCCTGTCGGGCAGTCTCAAGTAA
- a CDS encoding ABC transporter permease, whose protein sequence is MIDILNQFWRAFLYWDGQRISGLAVTLWLLVASIGIGFVTSIPLAVARVSRKRWLSTPVRLYTYVFRGTPLYVQLLLIYTGIYSLEFVRSHALLDSFFRSGFHCAILAFALNTCAYTTEIFAGAIRATSHGEVEAARAYGMSWFTMYRRIVIPSALRRALPLYSNEVILMLHATTVAFTATVPDVLKVARDANSATYRSFEAFGLAALIYLAVSFALVALFRRAERHWLAYLAVRR, encoded by the coding sequence ATGATCGACATTCTCAACCAGTTCTGGCGCGCGTTCCTCTACTGGGACGGGCAACGTATCTCGGGTCTTGCCGTCACATTGTGGCTGCTGGTCGCATCGATCGGCATCGGTTTCGTGACGTCGATTCCGCTAGCTGTGGCGCGGGTATCGAGAAAGCGCTGGCTGTCGACGCCCGTGCGCCTCTACACCTACGTGTTTCGCGGCACGCCGCTCTATGTGCAGTTGCTGCTGATCTACACGGGCATTTACAGCCTCGAGTTCGTGCGCTCGCATGCGCTGCTCGATTCGTTCTTCCGCAGCGGGTTTCACTGCGCGATTCTCGCGTTCGCGTTGAACACCTGCGCGTACACGACGGAGATCTTCGCGGGCGCGATCCGCGCGACCTCGCACGGCGAGGTCGAAGCCGCACGCGCCTACGGCATGAGCTGGTTCACGATGTACCGGCGGATTGTGATACCGTCCGCGCTGCGCCGCGCGCTGCCGTTGTACAGTAACGAAGTGATCCTGATGCTGCACGCGACCACCGTCGCCTTCACGGCGACTGTGCCCGACGTGCTGAAGGTCGCACGCGATGCGAACTCCGCGACGTACCGCTCGTTCGAGGCTTTCGGGCTCGCGGCGCTGATTTATCTTGCTGTATCGTTCGCGCTGGTTGCGTTGTTCCGGCGCGCCGAGCGCCACTGGCTTGCGTATCTGGCCGTGCGGCGTTGA
- a CDS encoding ABC transporter permease: MFLYGFGPVLLEGTIKTIELSVLSLATAVVLGLVGAAAKLSLSRPMRAIATGYTTLIRSVPDLVLMLLLFYSIQIAVNNLTDALNLPQFDIDPFVAGVLTLGFIYGAYFTETFRGAFLAVPRGQLEAGAAYGMSGARVFARIMFPQMMRFALPGIGNNWQVLVKATALVSIIGLADVVKAAQDAGKSTFNMFFFILVAAAIYLAITTVSNLVLIWLEKRYSIGVRHAEL, from the coding sequence GTGTTCTTATATGGCTTTGGCCCGGTGCTCCTCGAAGGCACGATCAAGACGATCGAGCTGTCGGTTCTTTCTCTGGCGACGGCCGTCGTGCTGGGGCTGGTCGGCGCGGCGGCGAAGCTGTCGTTGAGCCGGCCGATGCGCGCGATCGCGACGGGCTACACGACGCTGATCCGTTCGGTGCCCGACCTGGTTCTCATGCTGCTGCTGTTCTACAGCATCCAGATCGCCGTCAACAACCTGACCGACGCGTTGAACCTGCCGCAATTCGACATCGACCCGTTCGTCGCGGGCGTGCTGACGCTCGGCTTCATCTACGGCGCGTATTTCACCGAGACCTTTCGCGGCGCGTTTCTCGCCGTGCCGCGCGGCCAGCTCGAAGCGGGCGCGGCATACGGTATGAGCGGCGCGCGCGTATTCGCCCGCATCATGTTCCCGCAGATGATGCGCTTCGCGCTGCCGGGCATCGGCAACAACTGGCAGGTGCTCGTGAAGGCGACGGCGCTGGTGTCGATCATCGGACTCGCCGATGTCGTCAAGGCCGCGCAGGACGCCGGCAAGAGCACGTTCAACATGTTCTTCTTCATCCTCGTTGCCGCGGCGATCTATCTGGCCATCACGACCGTGTCGAACCTCGTGCTGATCTGGCTGGAGAAGCGCTATTCGATCGGCGTTCGACACGCCGAACTCTAA
- a CDS encoding class I SAM-dependent methyltransferase, with product MTLRPDSTTLDAYTHDAARYSREWLDQPPPDDMYALWENHLLPTGKTADIGCGNGRDAAWLADHGYRVTGFDASEGLLEEARRLYPQIAFRTATLPSLAEIDEQFDNVVCETVLMHLPVDAITDAVDNLVRILRPNGMLYLSWRVTEGVDARQPDGRLYSAFEPSLVTDELTSCVILFADDTTSASSGKRVCRIIAAKRSED from the coding sequence ATGACACTTCGCCCCGATTCCACGACGCTCGACGCCTACACCCACGACGCCGCCCGCTACTCGCGCGAATGGCTCGATCAGCCGCCGCCCGACGACATGTATGCGCTGTGGGAAAACCATCTGCTGCCGACGGGCAAGACGGCCGATATCGGCTGCGGCAACGGGCGCGACGCCGCATGGCTCGCGGACCATGGGTATCGCGTGACGGGTTTCGATGCGTCGGAGGGTTTGCTCGAAGAAGCGCGGCGGCTCTATCCGCAGATTGCGTTTCGCACCGCGACGCTGCCGTCGCTCGCCGAGATCGACGAGCAATTCGACAACGTGGTCTGCGAAACCGTGCTGATGCATCTGCCCGTCGACGCCATCACCGATGCAGTCGACAACCTCGTGCGCATCCTGCGGCCCAACGGCATGCTGTATCTGTCGTGGCGCGTGACGGAGGGCGTGGACGCGCGCCAGCCGGATGGACGGCTTTACTCGGCGTTCGAACCGTCGCTCGTCACAGACGAGCTGACCAGCTGCGTGATCCTGTTCGCCGACGACACGACGAGCGCCAGTTCCGGCAAGCGCGTGTGCCGCATCATCGCGGCGAAGCGGTCCGAGGACTGA
- a CDS encoding patatin-like phospholipase family protein produces MATRRRYKRIGLVLGGGAARGWAHIGAIRALHDAGIKPDLVAGTSIGALVGAVYANGDLDWLEEWVTGLTWQSVVRLLDLRFSGGLLGGRKVIQVFANRFNGREISQLQMPFAAVATELDSGRETWLQDGGVVDAVRASIAIPGIFTPVLHEGVWLVDGGLSNPVPVSAARGMRADCVIAVDLNNDILNGRDFGGAVVDLPPMPTEESIEAVIERAVEESEPLPLDPDAPPPAIATPAPPVLLRRNGKPFPNWLQPSPEQHSRDVRVAPAPSARVPSMLSSIAQSIDIMQVRITRSRLAGEPADILIQPRLAGMGIFDFHRAEPAIAEGRAAVEAMLPAIRACLGID; encoded by the coding sequence ATGGCCACACGTAGGCGATACAAGCGCATCGGCCTCGTGCTCGGCGGCGGGGCCGCGCGCGGCTGGGCGCACATCGGGGCGATCCGGGCGCTGCACGACGCGGGCATCAAGCCGGACCTCGTGGCGGGCACGTCGATCGGCGCGCTGGTCGGCGCCGTCTATGCGAACGGCGATCTCGACTGGCTAGAAGAGTGGGTGACGGGGCTCACGTGGCAGTCGGTCGTGCGTCTGCTCGATCTGCGTTTTTCGGGCGGGCTGCTCGGCGGCAGGAAAGTCATCCAGGTGTTTGCGAACCGCTTCAACGGACGCGAGATCAGCCAGTTGCAGATGCCGTTCGCTGCCGTCGCGACGGAACTCGATTCGGGCCGCGAGACGTGGCTGCAGGACGGCGGCGTGGTGGATGCCGTGCGCGCGTCGATTGCGATTCCAGGCATTTTCACGCCGGTGCTGCATGAGGGCGTGTGGCTCGTCGACGGCGGGCTGTCGAACCCCGTGCCCGTATCGGCGGCGCGCGGCATGCGGGCCGACTGTGTCATCGCCGTGGACCTGAACAACGACATTCTCAATGGCCGCGACTTCGGCGGCGCGGTGGTCGATCTGCCGCCCATGCCGACGGAAGAATCGATCGAGGCCGTCATCGAGCGAGCCGTCGAAGAATCCGAGCCGCTGCCGCTCGATCCCGACGCACCGCCGCCCGCGATCGCGACGCCTGCGCCGCCCGTTTTGCTACGGCGCAACGGCAAGCCGTTTCCGAACTGGCTGCAGCCTTCGCCCGAACAGCATTCGCGTGATGTGCGCGTGGCGCCTGCGCCGAGCGCGCGCGTGCCGTCGATGCTCAGTTCGATCGCGCAAAGCATCGACATCATGCAGGTGCGGATCACGCGCAGCCGCCTCGCGGGCGAACCGGCCGACATCCTGATCCAGCCGCGCCTCGCGGGTATGGGTATCTTCGACTTTCACCGTGCGGAGCCCGCGATTGCGGAAGGGCGCGCGGCCGTGGAGGCGATGCTGCCCGCGATCCGCGCATGTCTCGGCATCGATTGA
- a CDS encoding LLM class flavin-dependent oxidoreductase, with the protein MIPFSVLDLSPITAGASAADAFRNSLDLAQHAEQWDYKRFWLAEHHNMTGIASAATSVVIAHVAGGTKTIRVGSGGVMLPNHAPLVIAEQFGTLASLFPGRVDLGLGRAPGTDQTTARALRRDLNGSADSFPDDVVELQRYFADPVPGQRVRAVPGAGLKVPLWLLGSSLFSAQLAAALGLPFAFASHFAPDYMMQALHVYRAQFRPSETLDKPYAMVGVNLFAADTHDEARRLFTSLQQQFINLRRGTPGQLQPPVDHLGVSEMELSSVQHSLACSVIGDRETVRDGLRSIIQQTGANELMLTAQIYDHAARLRSFEIGAQVRDELGDA; encoded by the coding sequence ATGATCCCCTTTTCCGTCCTCGACCTTTCTCCCATCACGGCTGGCGCGAGCGCGGCCGATGCGTTCCGCAATTCGCTCGATCTCGCGCAGCACGCCGAGCAATGGGACTACAAGCGCTTCTGGCTCGCCGAGCATCACAACATGACGGGTATCGCGAGCGCGGCGACGTCGGTCGTGATCGCGCATGTCGCGGGCGGCACGAAGACGATCCGCGTCGGCTCGGGCGGCGTGATGCTGCCGAATCACGCGCCGCTCGTGATCGCCGAGCAGTTCGGCACGCTGGCGTCGCTGTTTCCGGGGCGCGTCGATCTGGGCCTGGGCCGCGCGCCCGGCACCGACCAGACCACCGCCCGCGCGCTGCGCCGCGATCTGAACGGCAGCGCCGATTCGTTCCCTGACGACGTCGTCGAGCTGCAGCGCTACTTCGCCGATCCCGTGCCGGGGCAGCGCGTGCGCGCCGTGCCGGGCGCGGGCCTGAAGGTGCCATTGTGGCTGCTCGGCTCGAGCCTGTTCAGCGCTCAACTGGCGGCCGCGCTCGGTCTGCCGTTCGCGTTCGCGTCGCACTTCGCACCGGATTACATGATGCAGGCGCTGCACGTGTATCGCGCGCAGTTCCGTCCGTCGGAGACGCTCGACAAGCCTTACGCGATGGTCGGCGTGAACCTGTTCGCCGCCGACACCCATGACGAAGCGCGCCGCCTCTTCACGTCGCTGCAGCAGCAGTTCATCAATCTGCGGCGCGGCACGCCGGGCCAGTTGCAGCCGCCCGTCGATCACCTCGGGGTGTCGGAGATGGAGTTGAGCAGCGTGCAGCACTCGCTCGCGTGCTCGGTGATCGGCGATCGCGAGACGGTGCGCGACGGCCTGCGCTCGATCATCCAGCAGACGGGCGCAAACGAATTGATGCTCACCGCGCAAATCTACGATCACGCGGCGCGGCTGCGTTCGTTCGAAATCGGCGCGCAAGTGCGCGATGAGCTCGGCGACGCTTGA
- a CDS encoding alpha/beta fold hydrolase, translated as MLGLDACAAEAVNAAAAPASSAAADDGPAYGPELQGFNYPAPVRQFEFTSQGEALHMAYMDIAPEHPNGRTVVLLHGKNFCGATWESTIERLSTAGYRVIAPDQIGFCKSSKPQRYQFSFQQLARNTHALLESIGVKNATIVGHSTGGMLAIRYALMYPAQTQQLVLVNPIGLEDWKAKGVPSLSVDQWYERELKTTADGIRRYEQATYYSGQWRSDFEPWVQMLAGMYRGPGKKEVAWDSALLYDMISTQPVVYELGLLKMPTLLLIGQTDTTAIGKDAAPPEVRARIGHYPELGKAAAKAIPHATLVEFAELGHAPQMQDPAAFHKALLDGLAAVPANR; from the coding sequence ATGCTGGGCCTCGATGCGTGCGCCGCCGAAGCCGTCAATGCCGCCGCCGCGCCTGCGTCGAGCGCGGCCGCCGACGACGGTCCCGCGTACGGCCCCGAGTTGCAGGGCTTCAACTATCCCGCGCCCGTGCGGCAGTTCGAGTTCACGTCGCAGGGCGAGGCGCTGCATATGGCTTACATGGACATCGCGCCCGAGCATCCGAACGGCCGCACCGTCGTGCTGCTGCACGGCAAGAATTTTTGCGGCGCGACATGGGAAAGCACGATCGAGCGGCTGTCGACGGCGGGTTATCGCGTGATCGCGCCCGACCAGATCGGCTTTTGCAAGTCGAGCAAGCCGCAGCGCTACCAGTTCAGCTTTCAGCAGCTCGCGCGCAACACGCATGCGCTGCTCGAATCGATTGGCGTGAAGAACGCGACTATCGTCGGACATTCGACGGGTGGCATGCTGGCCATCCGCTACGCGCTGATGTACCCGGCGCAGACGCAGCAACTGGTGCTCGTCAATCCCATCGGGCTGGAGGACTGGAAGGCGAAGGGCGTGCCGTCGCTATCTGTCGACCAGTGGTACGAGCGCGAACTGAAGACGACGGCGGACGGCATCCGCCGCTACGAGCAGGCGACCTACTACTCGGGCCAGTGGCGCAGCGATTTCGAGCCGTGGGTGCAGATGCTCGCGGGGATGTACCGCGGGCCGGGCAAGAAGGAAGTCGCGTGGGATTCGGCGCTGCTGTACGACATGATCTCCACGCAGCCTGTCGTGTACGAACTCGGGCTGCTGAAGATGCCGACGCTGCTGCTGATCGGGCAGACGGATACGACCGCGATCGGCAAGGACGCCGCGCCTCCTGAGGTACGCGCGAGGATCGGTCATTACCCGGAGCTGGGCAAGGCGGCAGCGAAGGCGATTCCGCACGCGACGCTCGTCGAATTCGCCGAACTCGGCCACGCGCCGCAGATGCAGGACCCAGCGGCATTTCACAAGGCGTTGTTGGACGGGTTGGCGGCGGTGCCGGCGAATCGGTGA
- the glgC gene encoding glucose-1-phosphate adenylyltransferase, protein MDSPASLNDLQHTTLAIVLAGGRGTRLGPLTNKRVKPAVHFGGKYRIIDFALSNCLNSGIRRIAVVTQYKAHSLLRHVQRGWGFLRGEFNEFIDLWPAQQRVEGAHWYRGTADAVFQNLDIIRSIGPKYVVVLAGDHIYKMDYTRMVMDHVESGADCTVGCIEVPRMEATAFGVMHVDEQRRVTGFVEKPADPPAMPGRPDIALASMGIYVFSADYLYSLLEENISSVATDHDFGKDIIPRVVTTGTAIAHPFSMSCVSSDPSVEPYWRDVGTIDAYWAANLDLASTIPTLDLYDRNWPIWTHQEQLPPAKFVRDLNGLQGSGTNLIVCGGCVISGSQISRSVLSSNVVVSSFCNIAEAVLLPQVSIGASCRLRKVVIDRGCQIPDGTVIGEDPVRDGERFYRTDSGVVLVTAEALKRQSAAAR, encoded by the coding sequence ATGGATTCGCCGGCAAGCCTCAACGATCTTCAACACACGACACTCGCCATCGTCCTCGCGGGCGGACGCGGCACGCGCCTCGGGCCGCTGACGAACAAGCGCGTCAAGCCCGCCGTGCACTTCGGCGGCAAATACCGGATCATCGATTTCGCGCTGTCCAACTGCCTGAACTCGGGCATCCGCCGGATTGCCGTCGTCACGCAGTACAAGGCGCACTCGCTGCTGCGGCACGTGCAGCGCGGCTGGGGCTTCCTGCGCGGCGAGTTCAACGAGTTCATCGACCTGTGGCCGGCGCAACAGCGCGTCGAAGGCGCGCACTGGTATCGCGGCACGGCCGACGCCGTGTTCCAGAACCTCGACATCATCCGTTCGATCGGCCCGAAATACGTCGTCGTGCTGGCGGGCGATCACATCTACAAGATGGACTACACGCGGATGGTGATGGATCACGTCGAATCGGGCGCCGATTGCACGGTCGGCTGCATCGAGGTGCCGCGCATGGAAGCGACGGCATTCGGCGTGATGCACGTCGACGAGCAGCGCCGCGTGACGGGCTTCGTCGAAAAGCCCGCCGATCCGCCCGCGATGCCCGGCCGGCCTGACATCGCGCTCGCCAGCATGGGCATCTACGTGTTCAGCGCCGACTACCTGTACTCGCTGCTCGAGGAGAACATCAGCAGCGTCGCGACGGACCACGATTTCGGCAAGGACATCATTCCGCGCGTCGTGACGACGGGGACGGCGATCGCGCATCCGTTCAGCATGTCGTGCGTGTCGTCGGACCCGAGCGTCGAGCCGTACTGGCGCGACGTCGGCACGATCGACGCGTACTGGGCCGCGAATCTCGATCTGGCGTCGACGATTCCCACGCTCGACCTCTACGACCGCAACTGGCCGATCTGGACGCACCAGGAACAGCTGCCGCCCGCCAAGTTCGTGCGCGACCTGAACGGGCTGCAAGGCTCGGGCACCAACCTGATCGTGTGTGGCGGCTGCGTGATCTCCGGCTCGCAGATTTCGCGCTCGGTGCTGTCGTCGAATGTGGTCGTGAGTTCGTTCTGTAACATCGCTGAGGCAGTCTTGTTGCCGCAGGTGTCGATCGGCGCGAGCTGCCGCCTGCGCAAGGTCGTAATCGACCGCGGCTGCCAGATTCCCGACGGCACCGTGATCGGCGAAGACCCGGTGCGCGACGGCGAACGCTTCTATCGGACCGACAGCGGCGTCGTGCTGGTGACGGCCGAGGCGCTCAAGCGGCAGTCGGCGGCTGCACGGTAG
- the glgA gene encoding glycogen synthase GlgA — protein MTIRALHVASELYPLLKTGGLADVVGALPPALIELGADARVLLPGFPAVVAGLSDLQPVARIGDRFGASNVRLERGTLSANGLVVYVIRAQTLYDRDGNPYLDAEHVPYGDNAQRFAMLGWTAAQIAQHLDPAWAPQVVHAHDWHAGLAPAYLKAAEREHGKPAARTVFTVHNLAYQGVFPSQQFGQLGLPADFFNMSGVEFYGQMSFLKAGLFYSDRITTVSPTYAREIQTLAQGGGLDGLLSQRSHDLSGILNGVDYTIWQPTTDSLIAAHYTDTRLAGKRACKTALQERFHLAPKSDALLFGVVSRLTEQKGLDLLLAALPEIIKRGGQLVVFGTGDPALENGLQLVAQAHPESVAVELGFDETLAHQIVAGSDVIAVPSRFEPCGLTQLYALAYGSLPLVHRVGGLADTVVDASLENIADDQATGFVFERFEPEALTAAIRRAFALYARRTDWKATQRRAMRQDFGWGASAERYLALYRELV, from the coding sequence ATGACGATCCGCGCGCTGCATGTCGCAAGCGAGCTGTATCCCCTTCTGAAAACGGGCGGCCTCGCCGATGTCGTGGGCGCGCTGCCGCCCGCGCTGATCGAACTGGGCGCCGACGCCCGCGTGCTCCTGCCCGGCTTTCCCGCTGTGGTAGCCGGGCTGTCGGACCTGCAGCCCGTCGCGCGGATCGGCGATCGCTTCGGCGCGTCGAACGTCAGGCTGGAGCGCGGCACGCTGAGCGCGAACGGCCTCGTCGTCTACGTGATCCGGGCGCAGACGCTGTACGACCGCGACGGCAATCCGTATCTCGACGCCGAACACGTGCCATACGGCGACAACGCTCAACGCTTCGCGATGCTCGGCTGGACGGCGGCGCAGATCGCGCAGCATCTCGACCCCGCATGGGCGCCGCAGGTCGTCCACGCGCACGACTGGCACGCGGGGCTCGCGCCCGCCTATCTGAAAGCGGCCGAACGCGAGCACGGCAAGCCCGCCGCGCGCACGGTGTTCACCGTCCACAACCTCGCGTATCAGGGCGTCTTCCCGTCGCAGCAGTTCGGCCAGCTCGGACTGCCCGCCGACTTCTTCAATATGAGCGGCGTCGAGTTCTACGGACAGATGTCGTTCCTGAAGGCGGGCCTGTTCTACAGCGACCGCATCACGACCGTCAGCCCGACCTATGCGCGCGAAATCCAGACGCTCGCGCAGGGTGGCGGGCTGGACGGGCTGTTGAGCCAGCGCTCGCACGATCTGTCGGGCATTCTGAACGGCGTCGACTATACGATCTGGCAGCCGACCACCGACTCGCTGATCGCCGCGCACTACACGGACACGCGCCTTGCCGGCAAGCGTGCGTGCAAGACCGCGCTGCAGGAGCGCTTCCATCTCGCGCCGAAAAGCGACGCGCTGCTGTTCGGCGTCGTGAGCCGGCTGACTGAACAGAAAGGCCTCGATCTGCTGCTCGCGGCGCTGCCCGAAATCATCAAGCGCGGCGGCCAACTGGTGGTGTTCGGCACGGGCGACCCGGCGCTCGAAAACGGCTTGCAACTCGTCGCGCAGGCGCATCCCGAAAGCGTCGCCGTCGAACTCGGTTTCGACGAAACGCTCGCGCATCAGATCGTCGCGGGCAGCGACGTGATTGCCGTGCCGTCGCGTTTCGAGCCGTGCGGCCTGACGCAGCTCTATGCGCTCGCGTATGGGTCGCTGCCGCTGGTGCATCGCGTGGGCGGCCTTGCTGATACGGTCGTCGACGCCTCGCTGGAAAACATCGCCGACGATCAGGCAACAGGCTTTGTGTTCGAGCGCTTCGAGCCGGAAGCGCTCACGGCCGCGATCCGCCGCGCATTCGCGCTGTACGCGCGGCGCACCGACTGGAAAGCCACGCAGCGCCGCGCGATGCGCCAGGACTTCGGCTGGGGCGCGTCGGCAGAACGCTATCTCGCGCTGTACCGCGAGCTGGTGTGA
- the pdxY gene encoding pyridoxal kinase PdxY: MKNVLSIQSHVVFGHAGNSASVFPMRRLGVNVWPLNTVQFSNHTQYGHWEGSAIDASQMLALVEGIGAIGVLPRCDAVLSGYLGTPEQAQSVIEIVRAVKSANPHARYFCDPVMGTSTGCRVEPGIQEFLVRTMPEVSDVMCPNHSELQRLVGREIETVEEAVAACREVMERGPRMMLVKHLLDRNSLADRFNMLVVTEREAWMGQRPLYPFARQPVGVGDLTSAVFVARTLLGDSVRSAFEHTVAAVNAVVHATWDAGRYELEIIAAQDEIARPREWFDAWVVESA; this comes from the coding sequence ATGAAAAACGTTCTGAGCATCCAGTCGCACGTCGTATTCGGGCACGCGGGCAACAGCGCCTCGGTGTTCCCGATGCGGCGTCTTGGCGTCAATGTGTGGCCGCTCAACACGGTGCAGTTCTCGAACCATACGCAGTACGGTCATTGGGAAGGCAGTGCGATCGATGCGTCGCAGATGCTCGCGCTCGTCGAAGGGATTGGCGCGATCGGCGTGCTGCCGCGCTGCGACGCGGTGCTGTCGGGCTATCTCGGCACGCCCGAGCAGGCGCAGTCGGTGATCGAGATCGTGCGCGCCGTGAAGTCGGCGAATCCGCATGCACGCTATTTCTGCGATCCGGTGATGGGCACGTCGACGGGCTGTCGCGTCGAGCCGGGCATCCAGGAGTTTCTGGTCCGGACGATGCCCGAGGTGTCCGACGTGATGTGCCCGAACCATAGCGAGTTGCAGCGGCTCGTGGGACGCGAGATCGAGACCGTCGAGGAAGCCGTCGCGGCGTGCCGGGAGGTGATGGAGCGCGGGCCGAGGATGATGCTCGTCAAGCATCTGCTCGATCGCAACAGCCTCGCGGACCGCTTCAACATGCTCGTCGTCACGGAGCGCGAAGCCTGGATGGGACAACGGCCGCTCTATCCGTTCGCGCGGCAGCCGGTAGGCGTCGGCGATCTGACGAGCGCGGTGTTCGTCGCGCGCACGCTGCTCGGCGACTCGGTGCGTAGCGCGTTCGAGCATACGGTCGCCGCCGTGAACGCCGTCGTGCACGCGACGTGGGACGCCGGGCGTTATGAGCTGGAGATCATCGCCGCGCAGGATGAAATCGCCCGTCCGCGGGAATGGTTCGATGCGTGGGTGGTGGAGTCGGCGTAA